From Polyodon spathula isolate WHYD16114869_AA chromosome 26, ASM1765450v1, whole genome shotgun sequence, one genomic window encodes:
- the micall2b gene encoding protein-methionine sulfoxide oxidase mical2b isoform X2, with amino-acid sequence MAGIKRPAEDSKEQPAGKKNLPVVAKQYPSKPTAEMQKPPATITTASSKPAPAPAKPAEPKKVLVENTNKTGTLSSSCAVCKNHVHLVQRHLVDGKLYHRNCFRCKQCSNTLLSGTYKPGPESGTFICTTHQHNQNKSTPSSAGFIGRETYNNSTAVPAKTGLTSVTTRNQSPAVTLPTSNVTTTISYNVKPSVVTTPAKPLTPIAEKTQTAREKFFQSSHVTLVNPPTNRWAALNVETPGKPASLLQTGNDKDKARSFLTKNLPLEGNNNNNHTPSAPASSGVFKSTESQFTSRFGNKLTGADVPSWKRDHKSSGASGQRPASAFEPSTQVQINISVPAGLGTASQKINRSSGLHDPSKKVVALPSNTKDCLWNTVTSTTESPADWRSKLKPVSKGPLISNITDIQEKPPASFTSEVKVDIPSKPRTMVTTFSPTVRSASEDFSSTSARSVPPSPSTDYNKGRSSPRQNSNGTRTHVNRSVDFSESLSDKDISSPEVMSPKSRPGYIPEEMIQEELNGIEAQLNDLEKKGVEMEKELRRCEEDESEDVLMVDWFKLIRQKQLLMRRESELVYISKTQDLENQQPGVEGELRRLMDKPKHLKTEADQKREEELMSKLVEIINDRNAIVDGLDEDRLREEEEDQEMNEMMQRFEIKKDTVGKKKSSPITKLFKWKSKQKPEETVEL; translated from the exons aagaaAGTTTTGgtggaaaacacaaacaaaaccggAACCCTTAGCAGTTCCTGTGCTGTGTGCAAGAACCATGTTCATCTGGTACAGCGACACTTAGTGGATGGGAAGCTGTATCACAGAAACTGCTTCAG GTGCAAGCAATGCTCAAATACCCTTCTTTCAGGAACATACAAACCTGGACCAGAATCTGGAACCTTTATCTGTACCACTCACCAGCACAACCAAAACAAGAGTACACCCAGTTCTGCAGGTTTTATAGGAAGGGAGACCTACAACAACAGCACTGCTGTCCCAGCCAAAACTGGACTGACTTCTGTGACTACCAGAAACCAAAGCCCTGCGGTTACCCTCCCAACATCAAATGTAACAACCACCATTAGTTATAACGTCAAACCCAGCGTGGTGACGACTCCAGCCAAACCATTGACTCCAATTGCAGAGAAGACACAGACGGCCAGGGAAAAATTCTTCCAGTCCAGCCACGTGACTCTGGTTAACCCTCCAACGAACAGATGGGCTGCTTTGAATGTGGAGACACCTGGTAAACCTGCATCCTTGCTGCAGACTGGCAATGATAAAGACAAGGCTCGGTCCTTTTTAACAAAGAACTTACCACTGGAGGGGAACAATAATAACAACCATACACCATCGGCACCTGCAAGCTCTGGAGTGTTCAAATCAACTGAGTCACAGTTCACTAGCAG ATTTGGTAATAAGCTGACTGGAGCAGATGTACCCAGTTGGAAAAGAGACCATAAAAGCTCTGGAGCAAGTGGGCAGAGACCAGCGTCTGCTTTTGAACCCTCAACTCAAGTTCAAATAAACATATCTGTACCAGCGGGACTCGGAACAGCATCGCAGAAGATCAACAGGTCATCTGGACTTCATGATCCTTCCAAGAAGGTTGTGGCACTGCCATCAAACACCAAag ATTGTCTTTGGAACACTGTTACCAGCACAACAGAATCTCCAGCAGATTGGAGATCCAAATTGAAACCTGTGTCAAAGGGACCTCTTATTAGCAA TATTACAGATATTCAAGAGAAACCACCTGCTTCATTCACCTCTGAAGTCAAAGTAGACATACCCTCCAAACCGAGAACCATGGTTACTACATTCAGTCCAACAGTCAGATCTGCATCTGAGGATTTCTCCTCGACCAGTGCCAGATCTGTGCCACCTTCTCCCAGCACTGATTATAATAAAGGAAGGTCTTCACCTAGGCAGAACAGCAATGGGACTCGTACACATG TGAACAGAAGCGTGGATTTCTCAGAGAGTCTGTCTGATAAAGATATCTCCAGCCCTGAAGTGATGTCACCAAAG TCCCGGCCAGGCTACATCCCTGAGGAGATGATCCAGGAGGAGTTGAATGGTATCGAGGCTCAGCTGAATGACCTGGAGAAGAAAGGTGTAGAGATGGAGAAGGAGCTCCGTAGGTGTGAGGAAG atgaAAGTGAAGATGTTTTGATGGTAGACTGGTTCAAGTTGATCCGACAAAAACAACTGCTGATGAGAAGAGAATCGGAGCTGGTTTACAT ATCAAAGACACAGGATTTGGAGAACCAGCAGCCTGGAGTGGAGGGAGAGCTGAGGAGGCTGATGGATAAGCCAA AACACCTGAAGACTGAGGCAGACCAAAAACGAGAAGAGGAGCTGATGTCGAAGCTTGTAGAAATTATTAACGATAGAAATGCGATTGTTGATGGTCTGGATGAAGACAGGCTTAG ggAAGAGGAGGAAGACCAAGAGATGAATGAAATGATGCAAAGATTTG aaataaagaaagacaCCGTAGGAAAAAAGAAATCATCTcctatcaccaaactcttcaagtGGAAAAGTAAACAGAAACCTGAAGAAACTGTAGAGCTGTAA